The proteins below are encoded in one region of Prevotella melaninogenica ATCC 25845:
- a CDS encoding transcriptional regulator, with product MNQIINKLEAHESKTPSRWREAAEYRQANKSWLRHSQRIAMLMLDKMDELHLTQTELARRMGCSQQYVSKILRGKENLSIETLCKIEDALSLHLLPSEVEAV from the coding sequence ATGAACCAAATCATCAACAAACTGGAAGCGCACGAGAGCAAGACTCCCTCACGCTGGCGCGAGGCGGCTGAATACCGCCAGGCCAACAAGTCGTGGCTCCGCCACTCGCAGCGTATTGCGATGCTTATGCTCGACAAGATGGACGAACTCCATCTTACCCAGACAGAACTTGCCCGGCGCATGGGCTGCTCGCAGCAGTACGTGTCGAAGATACTTCGTGGCAAGGAAAACCTTTCCATCGAGACACTATGTAAGATAGAGGATGCCCTCTCACTCCATTTGCTCCCCAGCGAGGTAGAAGCCGTATGA
- a CDS encoding S8 family peptidase yields MHKKHFFLGNQIAENKGFTPQPQGGGSPAEFPQYDNRRAHADALKQQYANAFANAINEQEPLLQYGQHTADGAYLDFTVPQNMIPSSLDTQRGARIMKIHKKDSEDDNVDVTVFVSNKHKDWFDKKADKFATAETEKKKPCNESLIAPIQGISSAKIESLFESNDEYEALGPAEEMGFELWICKTDDYNINDIQIVLDDLSIKCQIEQRLQFADVDVFLITTNKTVLAQLPYHMANISEIRRYKQPSILTESSEVSREWTDILANELQFEESDVHIGILDSGVNNAHPLIAQALPDSRMSTAINVQDNLDHIDHGTGMAGLVLMGDLKKLAYDRGNLPVVQHNLASVKIVDANYSTAPSFYGAVIEDAISQSQDMGADIDCMAVTDSISDDGKPTSSSAALDESIYHSGECDRLVLVSAGNIYQDDVDATNYIKSCKANAINSPAQAWNALTVGAYTELSIPADKTAKGIASPKGVSPYSCTSFSWHEERVKPEIVMEGGNLAYSPSMGLYPDEDLCLITTSNDLRSPLETFNATSAATALAARLAAKIKVENPNLSMLSIRALMVHSARWTDEMKSIDDGRPQDIIPLCGYGVPDEDIAAYSSEKYATYVFENELKPYKSGGTNTYNEMHFYALPWPVDVLEAMHDEVVTLRITLSYYVEPAPGKSGKNNKYRYPSATLRFDVKTPIENDSEFLARHNKLEGEKTSDNNSTRWNIGQQRRERGTVQSDWFSCTAQELASCGQIVVFPGPGWWKERKLENVDNKIKYSLVVSIQTEKTEIYQAVETAIANRIAIPISNHY; encoded by the coding sequence ATGCACAAAAAACATTTCTTCTTAGGTAATCAAATAGCTGAGAATAAAGGATTTACACCCCAACCGCAAGGAGGTGGCTCTCCAGCAGAATTTCCACAATACGATAATAGAAGAGCTCATGCAGATGCATTAAAACAGCAATATGCTAATGCATTTGCAAATGCAATTAATGAGCAAGAGCCACTTCTTCAGTATGGGCAGCATACGGCTGATGGTGCCTATCTGGATTTTACCGTACCACAAAACATGATACCTTCATCTCTTGACACCCAAAGAGGCGCTCGAATAATGAAGATCCATAAAAAGGATTCAGAGGATGATAATGTTGATGTAACAGTTTTTGTTTCGAACAAACATAAAGATTGGTTTGATAAGAAGGCTGATAAATTTGCTACAGCAGAGACAGAAAAGAAAAAACCATGCAATGAATCTCTTATCGCTCCAATACAAGGTATTTCATCAGCAAAAATAGAATCCCTATTTGAGTCAAATGACGAATATGAAGCCTTAGGACCTGCAGAGGAAATGGGATTCGAATTGTGGATTTGTAAGACAGATGATTATAACATCAATGATATTCAGATCGTTTTAGATGACCTGAGTATAAAATGTCAAATAGAACAACGGCTGCAATTTGCGGATGTTGATGTTTTTCTAATTACAACAAACAAGACCGTTCTTGCACAATTGCCATACCACATGGCAAACATATCTGAAATCCGCCGTTATAAGCAGCCATCTATTTTAACAGAATCTTCAGAGGTCAGTCGAGAATGGACAGACATACTTGCAAACGAGTTACAGTTTGAAGAATCTGATGTTCACATAGGTATTTTAGATAGCGGTGTAAATAATGCGCATCCATTAATAGCTCAAGCACTCCCAGACAGTCGTATGTCCACTGCTATCAATGTTCAAGATAACCTAGATCACATAGATCATGGAACAGGAATGGCAGGCTTGGTTCTCATGGGAGATTTGAAAAAATTGGCATACGATAGAGGAAATTTACCAGTTGTCCAGCATAATTTAGCTTCTGTGAAGATTGTAGATGCAAATTACTCCACAGCCCCTTCATTTTATGGCGCTGTTATTGAAGATGCTATATCTCAAAGTCAAGACATGGGAGCTGATATTGATTGTATGGCGGTAACAGATTCAATTTCTGATGATGGAAAACCAACATCTAGTTCAGCTGCTCTTGATGAAAGTATTTATCATAGTGGAGAATGTGATCGCCTAGTATTGGTTTCTGCTGGTAATATATATCAAGATGATGTAGACGCCACCAATTATATTAAATCATGTAAGGCAAATGCTATAAATAGTCCTGCTCAGGCATGGAATGCTCTAACGGTTGGCGCATATACAGAACTTTCTATACCTGCAGATAAGACTGCTAAAGGAATAGCGTCCCCTAAAGGAGTGTCCCCATATTCATGTACTTCGTTTAGTTGGCATGAAGAAAGAGTTAAACCAGAAATTGTAATGGAGGGTGGAAATCTGGCATATAGTCCATCTATGGGTTTATATCCTGACGAGGATCTGTGCCTTATCACAACCAGCAATGATTTACGTTCCCCTCTTGAGACGTTTAATGCTACAAGTGCTGCAACAGCTCTTGCTGCGCGTCTTGCAGCAAAGATAAAGGTAGAGAATCCTAATTTAAGTATGCTGTCAATCAGAGCGTTGATGGTACATTCAGCTCGTTGGACAGATGAAATGAAAAGTATTGATGACGGAAGACCTCAAGATATAATACCACTCTGTGGATATGGCGTCCCAGATGAAGATATAGCAGCATATAGCAGTGAAAAATATGCAACTTATGTATTTGAAAATGAATTAAAGCCATACAAGTCCGGGGGGACGAATACATACAATGAAATGCATTTCTATGCTTTGCCATGGCCTGTAGACGTACTAGAAGCAATGCACGATGAAGTTGTAACTTTACGTATAACTCTGTCATACTATGTCGAGCCGGCACCAGGAAAATCCGGAAAGAACAATAAATACCGCTACCCATCAGCCACTTTGCGTTTTGATGTAAAAACTCCAATTGAGAACGATTCAGAATTCTTGGCTCGCCACAATAAACTCGAAGGTGAAAAAACAAGTGACAATAATTCGACACGATGGAATATCGGACAGCAGCGTCGAGAAAGAGGTACCGTCCAGTCAGACTGGTTCTCATGTACGGCACAAGAGTTAGCAAGCTGTGGGCAAATTGTTGTGTTCCCAGGTCCTGGTTGGTGGAAAGAGCGTAAGCTTGAAAATGTCGATAATAAGATAAAGTATTCACTTGTGGTATCAATTCAGACGGAGAAAACTGAAATTTACCAAGCTGTAGAGACCGCTATTGCAAACAGAATAGCAATTCCAATTTCGAATCATTATTAA
- a CDS encoding AAA family ATPase produces the protein MINSDQVLSLIRNHLNNDDAQFRKVALQISAVEAKNGHVILARTIQDLLGKSKTSFSPLHISPKHKDVEDLLLQIESDEDLKSLITSDENIEKINRIIKEYLKRDNLHKYGLDNRRKLLLYGESGTGKTMTANVLSRELNLPFFVVRTEKVVTKFMGETGLKLSNIFDFISEVPAVYLFDEFDAIGAQRGMDNEVGEQRRILNTFLQLLERDSSESFIIAATNSIESIDKAMFRRFDDVIEYTLPDSKQRLKLLKEYLYTAKDLDFSMVEPLFDGMSHAEIKMVCADIFKESLLNDTPININLVKTVLDMRSILVRNIG, from the coding sequence ATGATTAATTCTGACCAAGTATTATCCCTGATACGGAATCATTTGAATAATGATGATGCCCAGTTCAGGAAGGTGGCTTTACAGATATCAGCTGTAGAAGCCAAGAATGGTCATGTTATTTTAGCACGTACCATTCAAGATTTACTCGGTAAATCCAAGACTTCATTTAGTCCACTTCATATTTCTCCGAAGCATAAAGATGTAGAAGATCTTTTATTGCAAATTGAAAGTGATGAAGACTTGAAAAGTCTCATAACATCAGATGAGAACATTGAGAAAATCAACAGAATCATCAAGGAATATTTGAAACGAGACAATCTTCATAAGTATGGACTTGACAATAGACGAAAACTGTTGTTATATGGTGAATCCGGAACAGGTAAAACTATGACAGCTAATGTTCTGTCTAGGGAACTAAATCTTCCTTTCTTTGTAGTACGTACAGAAAAGGTTGTTACGAAGTTCATGGGAGAAACCGGGTTGAAACTAAGTAATATCTTTGATTTTATCTCCGAAGTACCAGCTGTATATCTTTTTGATGAATTTGATGCAATTGGAGCTCAAAGAGGAATGGACAACGAAGTTGGTGAGCAACGTCGTATTTTAAACACATTCTTACAGCTCTTAGAAAGAGATTCTTCTGAAAGTTTTATTATCGCAGCAACAAACAGCATCGAATCAATAGATAAGGCTATGTTCCGCAGATTCGATGATGTGATAGAATATACTTTACCAGATTCAAAACAACGTCTAAAGCTTTTAAAAGAATATTTATATACGGCAAAGGATCTTGATTTTTCAATGGTCGAGCCTTTGTTTGACGGAATGAGTCATGCAGAGATTAAAATGGTCTGTGCTGACATATTCAAAGAATCCCTTTTAAACGATACACCTATCAACATTAATCTTGTAAAAACCGTTCTTGATATGCGTAGCATTTTGGTACGCAATATCGGGTAA
- the dnaG gene encoding DNA primase has translation MIPKTIIEKILDAAHIEDVVGEFLPLQKRGTIYRALCPFHQEKTPSFTVTPNRSMFYCFGCHKGGNVITFLMEHENMTYPEAVRWLGRKYGIEVEEREETIDEKQQRLKRESLLIVNTAVHKHYREVFLRYKPAQDYAYRRWGQKYCDEIEIGFAPIDGKALAHLPLQKEFLQELGLINPQGYDFFQNRIVIPIKDRYQHIIGFTARVMDDSQPKYLNSKESLLYSKRSTVFGLDVAWRAAGKTGQMYLVEGAPDCMRLHAIGVQNAVADLGSAWTVEQFQLIKRAANKVCFIPDNDPLKGGADYGTGIEAVMKAGKLATEQHLTVSVKEITTTEEGKKEDPDTYFKNQTLFKAVEEEDFILWLAAKLFETSGNTEQKSDAVKRIAHLLSFIDDDTKLTMFIDALTKYHRGKLFWQKAIENERTRRDSPKEDDIDLNRQYGFWIDRGKYFSTTEKGGVLEWSNFTLTPLFHIKDPLMAKRLYLLTNELGVKEIVEMEQEDLISLQKFRQKLESLGNFIWKASEKELIKLKSFLYEKTETAAQIKQLGWNKKGFFAFGNGIFDGRQFHEVNEYGIVHLGEKGNFYLPALSRIYKENTDYFRFERQFVHFNFSMISLRDFTRQLFLVFGDNGKIGFCFYLATLFRDIITLTTRSFPILDLFGPKGSGKSELGHTLMSFFVIDNIPPNIQNSTIPALNDTVAAAANALVHIDEYKNGIDTAKIEFIKGLWDGTGRTRMNMATDKKKETTAVDAGVIISGQEMPTADIALFSRLIFLLFPKSNFTASEKANYQQLLQIRSKGLSHLTLQLLAHRDKFGQCFYDQYRQTLDDVNSRLTSHTIIDRIVQNWVIPLTSFRCLEGKLDTTLSYKELLEITVEGIVHQNMECKTNDELGSFWRMVQFLNSEGEINEDADFKIKAVSRFRSTLVSETVWTEPRKILYLQKTRIFMLYKLNAHRNGETSLPEESLRYYLENSKEYLGEQRMTYHVIKKGNQVLDFEHRDAKGQPTKMSVQQRSYCFDYEKLVEAFDINLEMSRNEDI, from the coding sequence ATGATACCCAAGACCATCATAGAAAAGATACTCGATGCGGCACATATAGAAGATGTGGTTGGCGAGTTCCTGCCACTCCAAAAGCGTGGCACCATCTATCGTGCGCTGTGCCCCTTCCACCAGGAGAAGACGCCATCGTTCACCGTTACGCCCAACCGCAGCATGTTCTACTGTTTTGGCTGCCACAAGGGAGGCAACGTGATCACCTTCCTGATGGAGCATGAGAACATGACCTACCCGGAAGCCGTCAGGTGGCTGGGTAGGAAGTACGGCATCGAGGTGGAGGAAAGAGAGGAAACCATCGACGAGAAGCAGCAACGGTTGAAACGCGAGTCGCTGCTGATTGTCAATACTGCCGTGCATAAGCATTACCGTGAGGTATTCCTGCGCTACAAGCCTGCCCAAGATTATGCCTACCGCCGCTGGGGGCAGAAGTATTGCGACGAGATAGAAATCGGTTTTGCGCCCATCGACGGCAAAGCCCTCGCCCATCTACCTCTGCAAAAGGAGTTTCTTCAGGAGTTGGGACTTATTAACCCACAAGGCTACGACTTCTTCCAGAACCGCATCGTCATCCCTATCAAGGACCGCTACCAACACATCATCGGCTTCACGGCAAGGGTGATGGACGACAGTCAGCCCAAATACCTCAACAGCAAGGAATCCCTTCTATACAGCAAGCGCAGCACCGTCTTCGGGTTGGACGTGGCATGGCGGGCAGCGGGCAAGACCGGGCAGATGTACCTCGTGGAGGGCGCACCCGACTGTATGCGTCTGCACGCCATCGGGGTGCAGAACGCCGTGGCCGACCTCGGCTCGGCGTGGACTGTGGAGCAGTTTCAGCTCATCAAGAGGGCTGCCAACAAGGTGTGCTTCATTCCCGACAACGACCCACTCAAGGGTGGAGCCGACTATGGCACGGGCATCGAGGCGGTGATGAAGGCTGGTAAACTCGCCACCGAACAGCACCTTACGGTGTCGGTCAAGGAGATAACTACCACGGAGGAAGGCAAGAAAGAAGATCCCGACACCTATTTCAAGAATCAAACCCTCTTCAAGGCCGTCGAGGAAGAGGACTTCATCCTGTGGCTGGCCGCCAAACTCTTTGAAACGAGCGGCAACACCGAGCAAAAAAGCGATGCCGTGAAGCGGATAGCCCATCTGCTCTCCTTTATCGACGACGATACCAAGCTCACCATGTTCATCGATGCCCTCACGAAGTACCACCGGGGCAAGCTCTTCTGGCAGAAAGCCATCGAGAACGAGCGGACGAGGCGCGACAGTCCGAAGGAGGACGATATCGACCTGAACCGCCAGTACGGATTCTGGATAGACCGCGGCAAATACTTCTCCACCACCGAGAAGGGCGGCGTACTCGAATGGAGCAACTTTACCCTTACGCCGCTCTTCCACATCAAAGACCCGCTCATGGCCAAACGCCTCTACCTGCTCACCAACGAACTGGGCGTCAAGGAGATTGTGGAGATGGAGCAGGAAGACCTTATCTCACTGCAAAAGTTCCGTCAGAAGCTCGAATCGCTCGGCAACTTCATCTGGAAGGCCAGTGAGAAGGAACTCATCAAACTGAAGAGTTTCCTCTACGAAAAGACCGAGACGGCTGCGCAAATCAAGCAGTTGGGCTGGAACAAGAAGGGCTTCTTTGCCTTTGGCAACGGTATCTTTGACGGTCGGCAGTTCCACGAGGTCAATGAGTACGGCATCGTCCACCTGGGCGAGAAGGGCAATTTCTATCTTCCCGCCCTCTCTCGGATTTATAAGGAGAACACCGACTACTTCCGCTTCGAGCGGCAATTCGTGCATTTCAACTTCTCCATGATCAGCCTCCGGGACTTCACCCGTCAACTCTTCCTCGTCTTCGGCGACAACGGCAAGATCGGCTTCTGCTTCTATCTCGCCACGCTCTTCCGCGACATCATCACCCTCACCACACGTTCCTTCCCCATCCTCGACCTCTTCGGTCCGAAGGGTTCCGGCAAGAGCGAACTGGGCCACACGCTCATGTCGTTCTTCGTGATCGACAACATACCGCCCAACATACAGAACTCCACCATTCCCGCCCTCAACGACACCGTGGCTGCCGCTGCCAATGCCCTGGTGCATATCGACGAATACAAGAACGGCATCGACACCGCCAAGATAGAGTTTATCAAGGGGCTTTGGGACGGCACGGGTCGCACGCGCATGAACATGGCCACCGACAAGAAGAAGGAAACCACCGCCGTGGATGCGGGCGTGATTATCTCCGGGCAGGAGATGCCCACGGCCGACATCGCCCTCTTCAGCCGACTCATCTTCCTCTTGTTTCCCAAATCGAACTTCACGGCAAGCGAGAAGGCGAACTATCAGCAATTGCTGCAAATCCGCTCCAAGGGACTGAGCCATCTCACCCTCCAGCTGCTTGCCCACCGCGACAAGTTCGGCCAGTGCTTCTACGACCAGTACCGGCAGACGCTTGACGACGTGAACAGTCGCCTCACGAGCCACACCATCATCGACCGAATTGTTCAGAACTGGGTGATTCCCCTCACGTCCTTTCGCTGTTTGGAAGGGAAGTTAGACACCACTTTATCCTACAAAGAACTGCTGGAGATCACTGTCGAGGGTATCGTCCATCAGAACATGGAGTGCAAGACCAACGACGAGTTGGGCAGCTTCTGGCGCATGGTGCAGTTTCTCAACAGCGAGGGCGAGATCAACGAGGATGCCGACTTCAAGATCAAGGCCGTGAGCCGCTTCCGTTCCACCCTCGTCAGCGAGACCGTCTGGACCGAGCCGCGCAAGATACTCTACCTACAGAAGACCCGTATCTTCATGCTCTACAAGCTCAATGCCCACCGCAACGGCGAGACCTCCCTGCCCGAGGAGTCGCTGCGCTACTATCTTGAAAACAGCAAAGAATATCTGGGCGAGCAGCGCATGACTTACCACGTCATTAAAAAAGGCAATCAAGTCCTCGACTTTGAGCACCGCGATGCCAAGGGGCAGCCCACCAAAATGTCCGTGCAGCAGCGTTCCTACTGCTTCGACTACGAAAAGCTCGTCGAGGCGTTTGATATCAATTTGGAGATGTCTCGTAATGAAGATATTTGA
- a CDS encoding helix-turn-helix domain-containing protein, with protein sequence MSNATDNNHGIVDTSDTVYTVPDVARMFGRKECTIRKRIEKGLIPAHKMGRCWYILKSELVAGLRDT encoded by the coding sequence ATGAGTAATGCCACGGACAACAACCACGGCATAGTAGATACCTCGGACACCGTTTATACCGTGCCCGATGTCGCCCGCATGTTCGGACGCAAGGAATGTACCATACGCAAGCGCATCGAGAAGGGACTTATCCCCGCCCACAAGATGGGACGCTGCTGGTACATCCTGAAGTCGGAACTGGTGGCGGGACTGAGAGATACTTAG
- a CDS encoding ATP-binding protein, producing MEYYSRMADGLLADHLDSAGAVLIEGPKWCGKTTTATQQAASVIKLQDPDMRERYFSAASIRPSLLLAGETPRLIDEWQEIPILWDSVRTMVDERNDVGQFILTGSNSIDKSAIRHSGTGRIATMEMLPMSLFESKESSGTVSLKKLFDDPLLDVDGKTSPMQLEDLIFAACRGGWPAALNRKTDKARLQVAKDYINSLCRIDISTIDGVARNEKLTQLILRTYARNVSTLAKKSNMLKDIRANVETCSENTLNDYLNALTKLFVIQDIEAWSPAVRSASAIRRGVKREFVDPSIAVAALSMSPETLLMDLKTFGFVFECMCIRDLKAYSQALGGYISYYHDRYDLEADAVLHLEDGRYALIEFKLGSREIEEGAEHLLEIKRLVQQYNEKEKQIRLREPDLLMVITGGAMAYSRPDGVKIIPIGCMRD from the coding sequence ATGGAGTATTATAGTAGAATGGCAGATGGATTACTTGCCGATCATCTTGATTCTGCAGGTGCGGTATTGATAGAAGGTCCGAAGTGGTGTGGAAAAACAACTACTGCCACACAACAGGCTGCAAGCGTCATAAAGTTACAAGATCCTGATATGAGAGAGCGTTATTTCTCTGCCGCATCCATAAGACCATCTTTATTATTGGCAGGTGAAACGCCTCGCTTGATAGATGAATGGCAGGAAATCCCCATTTTGTGGGATTCTGTGCGAACGATGGTGGATGAACGGAATGATGTAGGTCAGTTTATCTTGACAGGTTCTAATTCCATAGATAAAAGTGCTATCAGACATTCGGGGACTGGTCGTATTGCAACAATGGAAATGCTTCCTATGAGCCTGTTCGAGTCCAAGGAATCATCTGGTACAGTTTCATTGAAAAAGTTGTTTGATGATCCTCTTTTAGATGTTGACGGCAAAACATCACCGATGCAGTTGGAAGACTTGATTTTTGCAGCCTGCAGAGGAGGATGGCCAGCTGCATTGAACCGTAAAACGGACAAAGCACGTCTTCAGGTTGCAAAAGACTATATCAATAGCCTTTGCCGAATAGACATTTCAACCATAGATGGTGTTGCACGCAACGAAAAGCTTACTCAGCTTATTCTTCGTACTTACGCCCGCAATGTCTCGACACTGGCAAAGAAGAGCAATATGCTGAAAGATATTAGGGCAAATGTAGAAACCTGTTCAGAAAACACGTTGAATGATTATCTGAACGCATTGACTAAACTCTTCGTCATACAAGATATAGAGGCTTGGAGTCCGGCGGTCAGGTCGGCATCAGCCATACGTCGCGGTGTAAAAAGAGAATTTGTAGATCCGTCTATCGCAGTAGCAGCCTTATCTATGTCTCCAGAAACATTGCTTATGGATTTGAAGACTTTTGGCTTTGTTTTTGAGTGCATGTGCATTCGTGACCTGAAAGCATATTCTCAGGCCTTAGGGGGCTATATCTCCTATTATCATGACCGATATGATTTAGAGGCAGATGCTGTTCTTCATCTGGAGGATGGAAGGTATGCGCTCATAGAATTCAAACTTGGAAGCAGGGAAATCGAGGAAGGAGCAGAACATCTTTTAGAGATTAAGCGTCTCGTCCAGCAATATAATGAAAAAGAAAAGCAGATTCGGCTTCGTGAACCAGACCTGCTGATGGTAATAACTGGAGGTGCTATGGCTTATTCAAGACCTGACGGAGTAAAAATAATACCCATAGGATGTATGAGAGATTAA